Within Felis catus isolate Fca126 chromosome A1, F.catus_Fca126_mat1.0, whole genome shotgun sequence, the genomic segment AGCGAACCCCTCAACAAGAGTCTGCGCCGCTCCCGCCCTCTCTCCCACTACTCTTCCTTTGGGGGCAGTGGTGGCAGCGGCGGTGGTGGCAGCATGATGGGCAGTGAGTCTGCTGAAAAGGCTGCTGCCGCTGCGGCTGCCGCCTCCCTGTTGGCCAATGGGCATGACCTGGCGGCAGCCATGGCTGTGGACAAAAGCAACCCTACCTCAAAGCACAAAAGTGGTGCTGTGGCCAGCCTGCTGAGCAAGGCAGAGCGGGCCACGGAGCTGGCAGCCGAGGGACAGCTGACGCTGCAGCAATTCGCGCAGTCCACGGAGATGCTGAAGCGCGTGGTGCAGGAGCACCTTCCGCTGATGAGCGAGGCGGGTGCCGGCCTGCCCGATATGGAGGCCGTGGCGGGTGCCGAAGCCCTCAATGGCCAGTCCGACTTCCCCTACCTGGGCGCCTTCCCCATCAACCCGGGCCTCTTCATCATGACCCCGGCGGGCGTGTTCCTGGCCGAAAGTGCGCTGCACATGGCCGGCCTTGCCGAGTACCCCATGCAGGGAGAGCTGGCCTCGGCCATCAGCTCGGGCAAGAAGAAGCGGAAACGCTGCGGCA encodes:
- the CXXC5 gene encoding CXXC-type zinc finger protein 5 isoform X1; translation: MSSLGSSPQDSGGSSSSNSNGSGSSGPKAGVADKSAAVATATPASVADDAPPPERRNKSGIISEPLNKSLRRSRPLSHYSSFGGSGGSGGGGSMMGSESAEKAAAAAAAASLLANGHDLAAAMAVDKSNPTSKHKSGAVASLLSKAERATELAAEGQLTLQQFAQSTEMLKRVVQEHLPLMSEAGAGLPDMEAVAGAEALNGQSDFPYLGAFPINPGLFIMTPAGVFLAESALHMAGLAEYPMQGELASAISSGKKKRKRCGMCAPCRRRINCEQCSSCRNRKTGHQICKFRKCEELKKKPSAALEKVMLPTGAAFRWFQ
- the CXXC5 gene encoding CXXC-type zinc finger protein 5 isoform X2; its protein translation is MSSLGSSPQDSGGSSSSNSNGSGSSGPKAGVADKSAAVATATPASVADDAPPPERRNKSGIISEPLNKSLRRSRPLSHYSSFGGSGGSGGGGSMMGSESAEKAAAAAAAASLLANGHDLAAAMAVDKSNPTSKHKSGAVASLLSKAERATELAAEGQLTLQQFAQSTEMLKRVVQEHLPLMSEAGAGLPDMEAVAGAEALNGQSDFPYLGAFPINPGLFIMTPAGVFLAESALHMAGLAEYPMQGELASAISSGKKKRKRCGMCAPCRRRINCEQCSSCRNRKTGHQICKFRKCEELKKKPSAALEVTAP